The DNA sequence tcatcTCTCTCCCCCCTGAACTCACCACCATACATTCGATACAAACAGATGCCTCAGACGGACCGGTTCAGGCACCCACATTGCAATTCCCATGCTAACACCTGAGAAGATTGTAGCTACACttataaaaaaatcagtattaagGTTATACCTACTAATCTCTAAATCCAAAACAATATGCTACAcggcattttcaaaattttacatgtttatttatctattgcaGTTTCCAAAGCACAGACTAATAGTCAATTCATATATCTTTacgtaggaaaaaaaatctcctgggATTCAAGAAGCCTGAGTTCTAGTCGCACCTCTGTTTATTATGTGAACTTAAGCAAGTCAACTTGACTTCTCTTGGGctatttctcatctctaaaaaggCAAATGGCCTATGCTCAGAAGTGATCCAAATGGAATATGGAGTTTTCATATAATTAAGAACTCTCCCACAATCCTCATATGTATCTGCAAACCTGGTGAAGGGTACATTGTCATGTATAATCTACCTGTCAAACATTCTGcactgtatttctttcctttactcatttatttttttttaacatttatttatttatttattttgaaagaaaaaagagagagcggGCTTGCATGTATGCATGAGGGAGatgggcagaaaggagagagaatcccacgcaggctcagtgctattagcatagagcctgacacagggcagggtcccacgaactgtgagatcatgacctgagccaaaaccaagggtcagatgcttaactgaatgagccacccaggcactcctcccaCCCCATTTCTAATGCAAATGCATACGTGTAGAAGATAGCAAGACACCACTACAGGGAAGATCATTCTAAAAGTGTAAGCCAAGTAAAAAGACAGCATACGGTATTTTAATCAATTCTGCAAATCATTTGccagttataaaaaaattaataaaggtaaTTTTGGCCTCCAACACCCTCATttttctgctccctctccccagaAAAGTAAATTGGTTAATTACATGACAAGTATCACTGATGATGTCGTGACCAACCCAATcgtttattcaataaatacctgACTGCTCAATTACCAGGCATTAAGCTAAGCACCACAGACAAGGCACAAGAGCTAAATTTTTGGCCAAGATAGAAATACACAATAAAGTAGATAATCTGGGTCCTCATACCTTCATTGCGTCACAAGGCCTTGATGGCATTATCCTGCCCTGATCGATTCTACAACTTGGGTCTAAAGGACAAATTTGGTGAACAGAACTTGCtcagaataaataacaaaaaacaaaaacaaaaacaaccatttGTGTCTCCACTTCTCAAGAGGGATGGAAGCTGAGAAGACAGCACGCTCTTCAGCTAGCCATGTCACCGAGCAGTGACACCGAGCAGTGACAGAGAGGCAGTGAGGAGTGACAGCTGCAAGGTGTACAGCCTGGAAAGCAGAGGTCCCCGCTACCCGTTAGGCTGTGATTTAATGAGTCCTAAAGTTCCTTAAGATTCTGTTTCCTGCGAGCTGATTTCAAGAGTCATGGTGGACTATCATTCCCAAATTCTGAGGGAGTAAAGAAAGTTCTTTTAAACGGTAGTCaatttaaactacattttctaaataaaattctgGGACAGGTGTCTGGTACAAAAGCGTGTTTTATTATACAGTAGGTGTCGTTCCTGAATTAGCACATTCGTCTTTATAACCAACAGTTCGTGAAACAGTCAAGATTTTAAAAGCTTCGGTCAAAGTTTGCTCTCTGAAAATCAGCATCTGCCTCGGAGCCGCCTCCCTAACCCGCTTCCATTTAACAAGAACAAGGAAGGGGCTGAAGTCCGATATGAGTTACCACAGGCTCTCCCCCCAAGTTATGCAGAGATGTATTCTGAAATCCTTTCTGAAATGCGGCTGGGTGTAcctttttaaagttacttaaactcgggggacacagggaaggggtaaggggcagaggCGAGGCGTCCGCCCAGTACGATCGCGCAGGGGCGAACTCTCGGGCCCTCGGCCGGGAAGCCGGGCAGGTGACCCTGGGGCGGCTGCGGGCGCGGGGCCAAGCCGGCCGCGGGGCCAACGAGCGAGGGCCCCGGGAGGCGGGAGAGGCCAAACGGCGGGCTGCGGGGACAGGAGACACTTCAGGAAAGCGCGGGCGCTCTCTCCATGGCGCCGCCCGAAGGGGAGACAGGGGCTGGGTTCCCCTTCGCCGCCCGGACCGCGTCTCGGAGGGTACCTGACTGCGGGCGGCCGGTCCACAGCCCCCTCCCGCCGCCCGGGCCGAAGAGAAGGCGGGTTCTCCGCAGAGCCGCAACCCTCGCCAGCGTCGCCAGCATCGCGCGCCTCTCGGTTAGCCTAGGACCCTGCGTGAGGAAAGAGCACAGCGCGCGCGCCGTTCGCCGCCACTGGGGGCGCCCGCGAGCAcaccaggccccgcccccaaCTGGGCAGCCCCCACTGGGCGGAGCTCCATCGAAGTGCTCTGGATCCCTTGTCACTGCGTCCGGGAGTTGTCTAGTTAGTCGGTCTCCACCGCACACTGCAAAAGACGACAAAGCTCTTTGCTGGAGCCGAGAGTTCggcctttcttttgttctttttatttatccttccttTACTTCAATCCGCTCAATCTCCACCCAATTCAGTAATCCACGTACTGGCCTGTGCCTAGCGGAACCCTTGTGACCGCCGGAACCAATATGCTGTACTGCGCTGAAAGGCAGAGGACTGTTTTGCCGAAGGACCACCGAGTCTCTGAGAAGGGTTGGTCGGGACAGTTCCGGCGGGAGAACGCGGCAGTGAGGTCTTCGTCTTCATCTCCTGATATGCACCGACAGAATTTTCGACCCCCGACTCCTCCCTACCCCGGCGCGGGTGTAGGAGGTTGGGGTAGCGGGAGCAGCTTCCGGGGTACCCCGGGCGGAGGCGGACCGCGGCCGCCCTCCCCTCGGGACGGGTACGGGAGTCCGCACCACACGCCGCCGTACGGGCCCCGGTCTAGGCCCTACGGGAGCAGCCACTCTCCGCGACACGGCGGCAGCTTCCCGGGGGGCCGATTCGGGTCTCCGTCCCCTGGCGGCTACCCTGGCTCCTACTCCAAGTCCCCCGCGGGGTCCCAGCAGCAATTCGGCTACTCCCCAGGGCAGCAGCAGACCCACCCCCAGGTAATAATAGCCAGCGTTTGCCGAGCTCTTACTGTATGGCAGGCATGGTGCTAATAATCcctttacatggattattttgTTTGATCCTCTATGAGGTGAGATACTATTGTTGgccctgttttgcagatgagtaaactgaggctgagagaagttaagtaactttcttTAGATTATCTTAAGTAATAGAGCTGTACTTTGTGTTTCTAGAGCCCTCCTGCTTTGAACAAGTACACTGCCATTCATACACAGATTTCCCTAATTCCCTCCCCTTTGCCAGGGACCTTGCCAGTTCGTGTGTGTAAATTattctccgggggggggggggtcggtgggggggggACGACGAATGACTCACCAGCATAGAGTTCCTCTGAGTTACTGGGTTTTAGCCTGGTGCCATTTTCTTACTACCGGTACCTTTTTTAGGCGAGGGCGGTGGGAGGGGGTTAGGAGCTTCAAACGACACTGTCTCCTGCTCCAAGCCTTCTTAAAGGAAAATCGGTGATATTGGAAGTTTCCCATTCTCAGCAAGTGAATTCAGGAAGGCCCAGGGGGTATTTCTGATGTGTCTAGGGTTTCTGTCGTTTAAAACTTAACGTGGTTTTCTAACTTTCCTTATACTAAACCAACCTCACCCCCTTAGAGTCTGGTGCTT is a window from the Leopardus geoffroyi isolate Oge1 chromosome A2, O.geoffroyi_Oge1_pat1.0, whole genome shotgun sequence genome containing:
- the LOC123606246 gene encoding M-phase-specific PLK1-interacting protein, giving the protein MLYCAERQRTVLPKDHRVSEKGWSGQFRRENAAVRSSSSSPDMHRQNFRPPTPPYPGAGVGGWGSGSSFRGTPGGGGPRPPSPRDGYGSPHHTPPYGPRSRPYGSSHSPRHGGSFPGGRFGSPSPGGYPGSYSKSPAGSQQQFGYSPGQQQTHPQGSPRTSTPFGSGRGREKRMSNELESYFKPSMLEDPWAGLEPVSVVDINQQYSNTQTFTGKKGRYFC